Part of the Paenibacillus sp. FSL R7-0273 genome is shown below.
ACCTGCATAGCATTATGGTGTCATAGACCCGGTGTCTCCGTCTCAGGAGCTCCGGGTTGTGTTATGTAGAGAGTGTTTTTTTATATCCTATTCACTGTGCAGAACGTATAGGCCTTTCCCCTGGCCCTGCAATTTTAAAGATTTCTTCAGAGGGCTGGTTCACTGCCTCCCCTTTTTGTTTACATGCATATTAGCACAGCACAAACTTGGAAAAAACCGCTAACCCAAAACCACACTAGGAGGAATCACAGATGAAAAAATTAGCCAGTTTCACCGTAGCAGTAGGTCTTATGGCATCCATAGCAGCATCGGCTTCAGCGGCAGAAGTTACGGGTACTGCAGATCAGTCAACCGTTACCGGAAGCACTTACAACGAACAATTCGAAACGGTAATTACACCGGCTGATATCAAACCGGCGACTCCAATGATTATTTTGACAAAAGCAACTCCTTTCCATTTCTCCACTACCAGCATGACTCCGGCCGGCTGGCTGAGCGCCCAGACTATCGATACTACCGGCGCTGTCATGACCGATGCCTGGGGCAATGAATGGAGAGAGGTTTATACCTGGCTCGGCAAAGCATGGATCAAGGTTCCTTCCTCCGCATACGTGATTACTCCATAAATTAATCCGTGCGGCATTACGGCATATATACAGCAGCCTGAGACCCCAGGGTCGTTTGGCTGCTGTCTTACTTTTTAAGATAACACAAATAGAAGCGGCTGCGCCCTCCTAAACAGGAGGGTGCAGCCGCTTCTGCAGTAAGATGATACCAAAAGGAAGGGCTATCTCTTCAGTAGTCGCTCTACTGAAGAGATAGCCCCGCAAAAATATCCGCCCTAGTTCACCCGTCACAAACATTGTACTCTACTTCCCTTTACTGCCCAAAAATATAACTAGCGGACAACCGCGCCACCGTACAGGAAACGGTTCGTCCACGAAGAGCTTAAATTATCAACTCTCACACCGCCGGAGGAAACAGAATACGTATGCAGAATCTTTCCGTCTCCAAGGTACATCGCTACGTGTGAAATCCGCTCTGAAAATCTGTTAACTCCCACATAAGCAGAAGCCGAGCTGCCCTTATAATCCATAAAGAACATCAGGTCGCCGCGTTTAAGACCGGAAATATCGGTAACCGTCTGGCTGTTCTCCCGTACCCAGGTGCCCTGCTGCCGGGAATCGGCAGGCAGCGTTAAGTTCAGTGCATCCTTGAACATCTGCCGGATAAAATCAGAGCAGTCAAAGGTGCTTGTATTGCTTCTGCTGGAGCCGAATTCATAAGGCGTTCCCAGGTATTTCATGCCTGCTGCAATGACATTATCAATGACAGCTGACTGTGCCGGAGGAGCCGGGGCTGGAGTTGGAACGGGCGCAGGCGCCGGTGTCGCCGGGGCCGGTGTTGCTGCAGCCTGATCCAGCTCAATATAACGGTCTGCCGAACTGGTGTAGCCGACAGTCCCATTCGTTGTCTGCACTCTGTACCAGTAGCTGTTGGTCTCCTCCAGTATTACTACCGGATCACCTTCATTCAGGTAACCAAGCACTTTGCCGCTGGTTGACGGTGTTTCGCGGAGCCGGACAGACGCCTGAATGACTGCCGTCTGTACAGCAGGAGTCACCGCAGGAGCAGCAGTAACACTGATATACTGTTCTCCGGTACTTGTATAGCCTACCTCTCCGGAGGCGGTTCTGACTTTGTACCAGTAGCTGTTGGTTTGTTCTAGTATAACGACCTGATCGCCTTTACTCAGGTATGTGATCACACTGCCGCTTGTAGATGGGCTGGTGCGCAGACGAACCGAAGATTGAATAACGCCATTCAGTGAAGCAGAAGCCGTTACAGCTGAAGCTGATGAAGCGGCAAATGCCTGCTGAGGGCTGAACACTCCCCATGATAATGCAATTGATGCCGAGACCAATAACGACGCTGTTAGCTGTTTATGTGATCTGATCATAGCGTTCCCCCGCTTATGCATGATAAGAATTCAACAACGGCGCGCGCTACGTTTGTTGCTTTCTGCCCTCATTATAGGGGCAGGCGGGAATTGGAACATGCTTCTATTCTCACAAATACACTTGCCAAGTTATGGTAAGCACCGGGTCTATAGTCTTGATTTCTCCTTGGATTTGGTGGAAATTACAGCTAATTAGGAGCATGCTGGGCTTCTACTCTTTAGGCTCGACATGAATATGCACATTCATTATGTTGTCTCTGCTGCCCATCCGCTCTTCTATTGAATCACTGATCCGGTGGCCTTCCGCCACACTGATCCCGGCATCAACCTCTACGACCACATCAACCAGCACTTGGCTTCCGTGCACACGGGCTTTAATATCCTTGATTCCCTCAACACCAGGGGTACGGGCGATCATGCTGCGCAGATCCAGCAGCTTATCCTGATCAAACCCGTCGGTCAGCCGGTAGGTGGCATCACGGAAAATATCCCAGGCCGTCTTGGAAATAAGCAGTCCTACCAGGACAGCGGCGGCCGAATCAATCCACGGCAGGCCAAACTGTGCACCGACAATGCCTGCTGCCGCGCCGATACTGACCATGGCATCCGAGAAATTATCTTTGGCTGCAGCCATCAGGGCGCCGTTGTTAATCCGCTTGGCCAATCTCTTGTTATATATATATACCCCCATCATCGCCGCGGCACACACCACCGCTACTGCTGCGGACCACAGCTCCGGAACCGCCTTTGCTCCTTCAAATAGTGAACGTACTGCCTCAACAATAACCTGTATCCCAACCATCGCCATAATAAACGAAGCAAGCAGAGCCGCTACAGTCTCAGCCCGGAAATGCCCGTAGGGATGATCCGAGTCAGGCGGCTTACGTGAAATCCGCAGCCCGATCAGCACCGCGGCTGAAGCTACAATATCAGTCAGGTTATTGAAGCCGTCGGCCAGCAGTGCGCTGGAATTGAACAAATAGCCGCTGACCAGCTTAAATGCAGACAGGACCAGATAGGCGGCAATACTGACCATCGCCCCGCGTTCACCTTTGCGTATATCCTCGTAAATATCGGCCACCGGCTGACACTCCCTGTTGTTTAAATTTGTTTGCCCGGACACACTCCGGCAATTGATTTCTTGAATTATTCTTGCCCTTGTGGCGGGATTTAAAAACAATTAAAATGAGGAATAGGACTTGCTTCATAAGGGGGTAACATAATGAGCGAAAATACCGAAAAGCCGAAGATCAATCTGGCCGATGCCATCCGCCAGAAGCTGGAGCAGAAGAAGCAGCAGAATTTTAAGCAGCAGGGCTCGTCGTTTCAGGCCGGCTCAGCCAAGCCGCTGAAGAGCCAAAACAACAAAAAGCCTAACAATCAGCGCCGCCGCACCGGTGGTTCCTAGGACCTTTGGTCCTAAGGGAGATAACTTAATACGGTTAACACAAACGGCTGCGTCATCCTATACAGGATAGCGCAGCCGTTTGTGTTATGGACATTTATTTATTCTATTACGCTTCTACAGGATACATGCGCTGGCGCAGTTCCTTAATTTCCGGATTCTCCAGGTATTCATCGTAGCTCATGGAGCGGTCAATGACGCCTGTCGGTGTAATCTCAATAATCCGGTTGGCAATGGTCTGGATGAACTGATGGTCATGGGAAGTAAAGAGAATCGTCCCGTCAAAATCAATCAGTCCATTATTCAGCGCAGTGATCGATTCCAGATCCAAGTGGTTCGTAGGCTCATCGAATACGAGCACGTTAGCGCCGTTCAGCATCATTTTGGCCAGCATACAGCGGACCTTCTCTCCCCCGGACAGCACGCTCGCCTTCTTCAGCGCCTCCTCACCGGCAAACAGCATCCGGCCCAGGAACCCGCGCAGGAAGGTTTCGTCCTGATCCTTGGAGTACTGGCGCAGCCATTCCACAAGGTTCAGATTGACACCATCGAAATAGCTGGAGTTGTCTTTAGGGAAATAAGCCTGGGTTGTGGTTACGCCCCATGAGAACTCACCGCTGTCGGCTTCCTTTTCGCCCATCAGAATATCAAACAGCAGGGACTTTGGCTGGGAATGCGGACCTACAAAAGCAATCTTGTCGCCTTTGTTTACTACAATACTGAATTCATCCAGCATCTTCTCGCCTTCAACCGTCTTGCTCAGACCAGTGACTGTAAGCAGCTGCTTACCGGCTTCACGCTCCGGCTTGAAGTTGAGGAACGGATATTTACGGTTGGAAGGACGGATGTCGTCCAGTGTAATCTTCTCGAGCTGCTTCTTACGGGAAGTCGCCTGCTTGGATTTGGAAGCATTGGCCGAGAAGCGCTGAATGAAGGCCTGCAGCTCCTTGATCTTATCTTCCTTCTTCTTGTTGGCATCACGCTGCAGGGTCTGGGCCAGCTGGCTGGACTCATACCAGAAATCATAGTTGCCGACGTACATCTGGATTTTGCCGAAATCGATATCCGCAATATGCGTGCAGACCTTGTTCAGGAAGTGACGGTCATGGGATACCACGATAACAGTACCTTCATAATCCATCAGGAAGTTCTCCAGCCAGCCGATGGATTCAAGATCCAAGTGGTTGGTAGGCTCATCCAGCAGCAGGTTGTTCGGACGGCCGAACAGAGCTTGAGCAAGCAATACCCGGACCTTTTCGTTGCCGCTGAGTTCGGCCATCTTCTTGTCATGCATTTCACGCATAATGCCCAGGCCGATCAGCATCGCTGCTGCATCCGGCTCGGCGTCCCAGCCGTTCAGCTCGGCAAATTCGCCTTCAAGCTCACCTGCGCGCAGGCCGTCAGCTTCCGTGAAGTCACTCTTGGCGTACAGGGCATCCTTTTCCTTCATAATTTCATAAAGGCGGGTGTGACCCATAATTACCGTTTCCAGCACCTGAAATTCATCATACTCGAAATGGTTCTGCTTCAGGATTGCCAGACGTTCGCCCGGAGTGATGTGTACATCCCCGATATTGGCTTCAATCTCGCCGGACAGGATTTTTAGAAAAGTAGATTTACCGGCACCGTTCGCCCCGATCAGGCCGTAGCAGTTTCCTGGTGTGAATTTTATGTTTACGTCTTCAAAAAGTGCGCGTTTTCCGTAGCGGAGTGTTACGCCGCTTGTGCTAATCATTAAGCATTACCATCCTTTTCACTTTGGGTTTCGGCTCATTATAGCATAAAATCAGGGCAAATAGCCCGTAAGATCATGTTGTTCCTGCGGTTTTGGCACTAAATCCCTAGGCGGGCACCTTATTGCCCCGAATAGCGCTCCTCCGGGTGCACAATCAGCGTCTCGCCGTACCCCAGAGTACGTATCCGCTCTGCACTGATTCCCTGGGCCTTGCGGGCCAGCTCCATCCGGTCCAGTGCCTCGCGCGCCGTGTCGTCGGCCAGCCGGAAGGTACCGAAATGCATCGGAATCATCAGCTCGGCGCCTACATCCAGAAAGGCCTGCACCGCTTCTTCAGGATTTACATGCTGTGAGCTCATGAACCACTCCGGCTCATACGCCCCGATCGGCATCAGGGCAATATGCAGCTTGAAGCGGCTGCCAATCTCCTTAAAGCCGGGAAAGAACCCGCTGTCCCCGGCAAAATACAGATTAGGCGGCAGCTTGCGCTTCTGTCCGTCCTGCTTCCCTTCCGGATGGCTGCCGGGCTCTGCCGGCTGAAGCACATAGCCTCCCCAGTGGGAACTGTTCGTATCAAATGGCGTGCGCCGGGTCCAGTGCTGGGTCGGCACAAAGGTCAGCCTGACGGGCCCCACAGTAAGCTCCTCCCACCACTGCATCTCGTAGCAGTTCGGAAAGCCCTTGCGGAGCATTTTCCGCTTCAGTCCGGCCGGTACGATAATCTTCGTTGCTGCCTTATACAGCTTGCGGACTGAAGGGAAATGCAAATGGTCATAATGGGAATGCGAAATCAGGATCAGATCTACCGGAGGCACCTCATTCAGCGGAATTCCCGGCTGGCCGATCCGCTTCTCGAAGCCAAGCCGGCGGGCCCAGATCGGGTCTGTAATGATATTAAGGCCCTCATATTGCATAAAAAAGGTCGAATGCCCGATCCAGGTTATCGTTGTATCCAGCCGGTTCCCCGTCAGATAGGTCAGCTCCGGCGGATGGTTCGGCACCTTATAGGAGTAATCCTTCTGCTTGGTGCGGCGTTCCTCCCGCCACTGGCGCAGTTCCTTCAGTGTCTTGTCCACGCCGACGTTGTCGATATTGTTATATTTTATTTTAGCCATGGTTGAGACCACTCCTTATAACGGATCTGCCGGATCTCTCGTTTGCAGCAAACACTAACTAAACTATAGGATTCCGCAGAACCATTTGCAAAATTACAGGTGTATATAGGGTACCCATTACAAAATTTTACCCATTTGACTCCAGCGGAAACGTCTGCGGAAAACGGAGGGATAATATACCCTTTAAAAGGCTGCCCTAAAGCTCCCGTCAGATTCCACTTTGCGGCAGTGGACAGCTTTACTCATTTGTTTGCACGCAAAATAAGCTTCCCGTACACACTTCAGTGCGTGCGGAGAGCTTATTCCTTCATCATTTACAGTGTTATGATAAAAATTCCTCGATCAACAGCCGCACATCAATAATCTCGATCTTCTCGCAGGTGTTTGTACCGGCAGTACATGCATAAAGCGAGTACCCTGAATCCAGAGAAACGCCCGTCAAATTCCATATCACGCCGTCCATCTCAATGTGCGGAGTAAGCTTATAATCCGAGACAACGCTAAAAGTATCAAGCCCCTGAGATAACCCTCTTCCAACCGCTTTAATCAAGCTTTCCTTAGCTGACCAGACCTGATAAAAACGTTCAAGCTGTGATTCCTCATCATCTTGCTCTCTAATGTATCTGTCTTCATCCTTTGCAAAAAAACGGCGTGCCAACTCAAGATCGACGGTTCCTTTTTTCTCGATATCGATACCTACCGGCTCCTTGGAGACTGCACAGACCACCCAATCTCCGGAGTGTGAAATATTAAACTCCAGACCACCCTCGCACAAGAACGGCTTTCCGTATGCATTCCTTGCAAACCTAAGATTAAAATAAGGAATATTCAATGCTTGTGATATTACTTTTCTAACAAGCAAATCACCCAGCAACCCTCTTATCCGGTCTTTTTCTTGCTGTAATCTGGATAGTCTCTCCCTTTTTTCCGCCACACAGTTTAACAAGGGTTCCATAAGAAAGCCCGGGAACTCCGTAATAGATACAGCATAAAGCTCGGCCATTCCCCTCTCCTTTCAATAGTTAATCATATATCAGCTAATTAATCCTGCGTGTTATAAGCGTTTTGTGCAATGAACTCAGCAATTTGTTTAAAACTGTTGTTTGTCAGTATATACAGATCTTCTTTCAGCATCACGTTAAACTTTTTTTCAATATTAACAATAAGGACGATGAAATCAAGGGAGTTAATATAATTGGATAATTCCAGATCCTCTTCCAGACTGGCCAGCGGTCCAGTTTCACTCGTTCCGCCCGTTTCTTCGGCTTTCTGCAAAAGATAAGCATTAATGAGTTCAAGCAATTCCCGGTTAATCGTATCCATTGAAATCATAGCAGACGCTCCTTTGTGTTGGCTTGGATAGGTAATAACACTATGTCAAACGCTCACTTCTTCACTAGGAAGTTTTCGTAGAACTGTAATTCAGCATCGTAGATTTTGTTGATCCGATCCGGCAATTCGCTAAATTGTTCAGCATTAAACTGACTGGAATACACATACTTCGCCATAACCGCTCTAATTATGCTCCATTCATTAGTAATACTGTGCAGCATGGCACCTGAAGGCTCCTGCTCCATCTCCAAAAGCCTAAGCTTATAGAGTTCCGCTTGCTTTGCCAATATGAGTGAATTCAGCTTATCCAGCTGCTTTGCAGCATAATCAACAGATAAGTGTGCATGCTGTATTAACCTTCCATATAAGAGCTCCGAAAATTCCAGCAGATGGTCCAGGCCTTCTGTAATTCCATTCATATTCGCCTTAATGAGTTCCTGGTATATTTCAGCTTCACCGGATATCCTTGGAACAGCGTGATTCAACTTATAAAATTCATAATAGGAATCCAGCTTCATTTGTCCTTGATTAAATTCATGATCAAACCCAAAATATGCCCGCTCCAAATCTTCCATTTTGATTGTTTTTTTATCGTAGGACAGGTTTTCCATCTGCAGCTGTTCAATAATATGAAAATGGCCGGTAGAATCATCATAGCCATGAACTAAGATGGTGTGCGGCAAATGCTTCTTTCGAAAAGTATCTTTGCGGAGCGGCAATTCGTAACAATCAACCCACAGTATAACAGGTCTCTCCATGTCTACTGCACTCTTGATTTTGTTAACAACGGTCCCGACCAGCCGTTCCCTCTCAACTCCGACTCCAAGTTCTGCAAGAGCTTCAAAAAGGCCCTTATTGGTCCTGTGAGAGATTCCGCAGAGCATTTCTTCCCCTGTCCGGGTCGCCTCATACACAGCCCAGTCGTTAGTCAATAACGGTAATATACTAAGCTGAAAATGCCGTATAACCGGGAACAATGAATTATAGAAGCAGCTTTGATAATATATTTCATTAAAGGGTTCTATCGGTTCAATGATTGTTTGCATCTCTTATCCCCGCTTTCATTGAAGCATGCCTTCAGTCCCCAACCTTATCATTCGAATTTTCCAGAGCTCTCGCTATATTCTCAAGCGTCCGGTCCCGTTCAATATTTAAATGATCTGCCACCACGCCATACTTTTCTAACTCAACCTCCACCCGGATTAGGAGTAAGGAGTGACCCCCTAAGTCATAAAAACTGTCGTCTACCCTAATCACATCACGTTCAAACAGTTCGCCCCATATGCGTGCCAACCGTTTCTCAATTTCTGTATACTCACCGGATTCTCTTCCAGCTAATTGTACGTCCATGAAGGGTTCCTGCACGCTTATCATGTCTTGTACCGTTGGTTGATTCACATCTGCAGGGTTGATTTCACCCAGGACAATTCTTGGTGAATCCGCCTTTAGAATATCATCAAGCGCAATCAACGCCGAACCGGGCGAAATATGGCTGACCATGCTGATACTTTCCCTGCCATCGCGATCAACAGCCATCTCCCCCTCTTTCCAGGCCGGCCAATTGATAGAACAAGCCGTCATACCTAAGCTGAACCGGTAAGAAGCGAAGGCATCCATAAACCGGCTGGCAGCCGTTTGTACCCCTTGAGCTACCCCTCCAGTCAAGGAAGCGACCGACGAACACAGCACAAAAAAGTCCAGGTCATTGTCTTTCGTCAGCAAGTGTAAGTTCCATGTCCCCGTTACTTTAGGAGAAAGAACCGCGTCAATTTGCTCTTGGCTTCTCCTGAACAGCATACCGTCTCCCGCTGTGCCTGCTGCATGAAAAATACCGTTTATATTTCCGAGACTGCCTCTAATCTGCCGGATCAGCAAGTTCATTTGATTATAATCAGAAACGTCTGCGCTGTAAGAATGTATGGAGGATCCCAGGCTCTCCATTTCTTCTATACTCTCAATGATGCGTTTATGTTTTGGATTCTCTCCCGCTTTAATCTTTTCGCGGTCAGGCAGTGGTGTCCTGCTTACAAGTGCAATGGTGATTTTCTGTTGTCTTGCCCAATATTTGGCTACTTCTAAACCGATATCCCCATGTCCTCCAGTAATGATATAGACGCCGTTGCTGCGAAAGGAAACTGCTTCTGTTCTTTCAAAATCAACTGCCTGAAAGCTTTCTAAATAGGTAACACCGTTTCGGAAAGCATATTCTGTCGTTTCCCTGATTGGAGAGACGATGTGATCAAGTGCAGAACGCTCAAGGGTTCCGTCCAAATCAAAGCTGCGGATGTACAGGTACGGATGCTCTTGGTGCATAACCTTTGCCAGTCCGAGCATAGCGGCGCCGGTCGGATGAATCTGTTTCTCGTCTCCTGTCACGGCATTTGCAAACCGGGTAAGCACGGTAATCACTGCTTCTTGTCTTCGCTGTTTCTTAAATAATGCTTTCGTTAAAGAAGCCAAGCTATGCACGCTACGAATGAGATGTTGCTGCAGCTCCAATGTAGAGTGCGGAATCCGCTCCTCGAGATCAAAGGCATGGATGACATGTCCAACCTTCCCTATTTGTTCAAGCAGCAAGTGGTAGTCAGAATCATCGCCCGAAATCACAAATTCAGCATCAGAAACCTTCTTGAACTCGGGCCCATAATAAACTTCAATATACTCCCGGTTTTGTCTTTTCAGTAAGGTACGGATCTGGCCGCAATCCGGAGCTGTTGTCCGAAAAAAAACAGTCTGCCCGCCAATGGGCTCCGGCAGCTTGTCATGAATCCTGCGGGGCACCCATTTCGGCTGATAATAACAAATCTCTGCTTTAGGCACGATTGTTAAAGTCTCATCTCTCTCAATAGACTGTGTATGCTTCTCCGGAATGCTGAACCAGCATCTGCTTTTCGAATAGCTGTAGGTCGGCAAACTGACCTTGCTGTAAGATCGTTTCGGGTATAACCCTTTCCAATTCATTTCTGCTCCTTGAGTATAAGCCATTGCAAAATCATGGAACACTCTGCTCATATCGGACGGATCTTGGCTAATATTGAACAGCAGCTCTTTCACGTGCTTGAAGGTGGAAGCGGATATACTTTCAGCATTCGGCCCGGTAGTTCTGTTGGGGCTGATGTTATGTTTGCCGTAATAAATATGATGCTCTTCCATCGTAACAAATGGAGTATTAACGAATCGTTCCAATTGCAGAAGCAGTTCTTCTATGCTGCATGCCTTCAGCACCAGGCGGTGAGGGTAGTGGCCTCTCCCTGTATTAACGGTGTAGCAAACATCCCCGAGTCTATACCTGCTGACAGAGCTGGAAAGGAAACGTATATATCTTTGCACAATATCTAACAGGTTCGTCTGTTCCATAGCAGATAAGGTGAAAATATGATGCAAATGGTCCTCGGAAGTCTCCGTTCGTTCAGGTGCCTCCTCTAATACAACATGACAATTCGTTCCGCTTATACCGAATGCACTTACACCGCATCTTCTTACCGTACCTGGTGAACGCTCCCACTGGATTAACCGGTCCGCCACATAAACTGGTGAGTCTTTAAAGGATATATTAGGATTAGGTTTTTTAAAATGCAGCATCGGCGGAATTTTTTGATGCTCTAACGAGAGCACTGCTTTAATAAAACCCGCAATTCCCGCTGCATGATCCAAATGGCCAATATTTGTTTTGACAGAACCGATTGCGCAAAATTGCAGCTTCGGGGTATGCTTGCGGAATGCATTATGTAATCCTTGGATTTCGATGGGATCTCCCAGCTTTGTTGCCGTGCTATTGGCCTCCAGATATGAAATAGATTCAGGATGGATTCCCGCATCCTTCCATGCTCTTAGAATGACCCGCTCCTGCGCAGCCGGATTCGGTGCTGTTAGTCCTAAGGAACTCCCATCCTGATTCCATGCGCTGCCCTTCACGACTGCATAAATATGATCATGGTCTAACACCGCTTGATGCAGTGGTTTCAGCAGAACAGCCGCGACTCCCTCTCCAAAATTTGTTCCATCCGAATCTGCATCAAATGCCCGCGTATACCCGTCTGATGATTCAATTCCCATTTTATAGTCATTCGACTGGCTAGCCGGTAACATATTAATCTTGACGCTTCCAGCTATGGCAGTATTGCATTCGCCTGTGTGAATGGAGCGGCATGCCAGATGAAGTGCAGACAAGGATGAAGAGCATGCAGTATCCACTACACTGCTGGGGCCTTTAAAATCAAATGTATAGGAAATCCTGCCTGCAATAACCGAATTTGAATTGCCTGAATTTATAATATCCACAAGCTCCGGCGCGGACATTTGAGCGAATGTTTTGTATTCAATTGCCCCACCGCTTGATAGTCCGACGAATACACCAGTTTCGCTGCCAATCAGTTCCCTCCCCCCGTATCCTGCATCCTCCATAGTGGCGTAGACAGTCTCCAGAAAAAGCCGTTGATGCGGATCCATTAACTGAGCTTCAATAGCGGTTAGAGAAAAAAATTTATAATCGAACGTATCGATATTTCCAAGATATGTAGCTTTCTTAAATTCCTGATGAGTGATGCCTCTTTGCTTTAGTGCGTCTGTAATATCTTTTTTGCGGGTTTGCGGCAGTTCTTCAATCAGCGTTTTCCCTTCAACCATACAATTCCAGAATTCATTCGTATTTTTGGCGCTACCAATCTGACACGACATACCAATCACTGCAATATCCTTACTTGAAATTTGTTCAAACTTGATATTCTCGTTCGTTAGCAGCACTTCGGAAGCATCGAAATTGACCAGTCTTTTTTTCACAACGCGCCCTCCAATCCTAAACTTACTCTTGATGTTTAACCGGTAGAAAAGAGGAGAAGAACAGCTGCTTATCTTCCCCTCTTTTCTTCAGTTCATTTTACAGCTATAGCAGACCGGTTTTTTTCTCACATTCTTCAAGTATTTTATCCAATAGACCTACAAACTGGCGAAGCAGCCTCTCTACAGATGCTTGTAAAATCCTGCCCTGATTATACTCACATGTCATAAATAGGACACGACCCTCTTCTCCACAGTTGAGCACGAGATCGAACTGTTCGGCAAAGCCCGCTGGTAATGGAACAGCGTCTGTAAATGCACAAAGAATTTGGCCTTCTTGCGGCTGATAAGCAGTGTACCTCACCTGATCCCAGTGAAAACGTTCCTCTGTTTGCAGGTAACCGTCTACTGCTGCAAAAACTTCCTCCAGCTCTTCGGCTTCCTGGAACGAAACCTCAACCTGGCACAAAACGTTT
Proteins encoded:
- a CDS encoding C40 family peptidase is translated as MIRSHKQLTASLLVSASIALSWGVFSPQQAFAASSASAVTASASLNGVIQSSVRLRTSPSTSGSVITYLSKGDQVVILEQTNSYWYKVRTASGEVGYTSTGEQYISVTAAPAVTPAVQTAVIQASVRLRETPSTSGKVLGYLNEGDPVVILEETNSYWYRVQTTNGTVGYTSSADRYIELDQAAATPAPATPAPAPVPTPAPAPPAQSAVIDNVIAAGMKYLGTPYEFGSSRSNTSTFDCSDFIRQMFKDALNLTLPADSRQQGTWVRENSQTVTDISGLKRGDLMFFMDYKGSSASAYVGVNRFSERISHVAMYLGDGKILHTYSVSSGGVRVDNLSSSWTNRFLYGGAVVR
- a CDS encoding cation diffusion facilitator family transporter produces the protein MVSIAAYLVLSAFKLVSGYLFNSSALLADGFNNLTDIVASAAVLIGLRISRKPPDSDHPYGHFRAETVAALLASFIMAMVGIQVIVEAVRSLFEGAKAVPELWSAAVAVVCAAAMMGVYIYNKRLAKRINNGALMAAAKDNFSDAMVSIGAAAGIVGAQFGLPWIDSAAAVLVGLLISKTAWDIFRDATYRLTDGFDQDKLLDLRSMIARTPGVEGIKDIKARVHGSQVLVDVVVEVDAGISVAEGHRISDSIEERMGSRDNIMNVHIHVEPKE
- a CDS encoding ABC-F family ATP-binding cassette domain-containing protein, yielding MISTSGVTLRYGKRALFEDVNIKFTPGNCYGLIGANGAGKSTFLKILSGEIEANIGDVHITPGERLAILKQNHFEYDEFQVLETVIMGHTRLYEIMKEKDALYAKSDFTEADGLRAGELEGEFAELNGWDAEPDAAAMLIGLGIMREMHDKKMAELSGNEKVRVLLAQALFGRPNNLLLDEPTNHLDLESIGWLENFLMDYEGTVIVVSHDRHFLNKVCTHIADIDFGKIQMYVGNYDFWYESSQLAQTLQRDANKKKEDKIKELQAFIQRFSANASKSKQATSRKKQLEKITLDDIRPSNRKYPFLNFKPEREAGKQLLTVTGLSKTVEGEKMLDEFSIVVNKGDKIAFVGPHSQPKSLLFDILMGEKEADSGEFSWGVTTTQAYFPKDNSSYFDGVNLNLVEWLRQYSKDQDETFLRGFLGRMLFAGEEALKKASVLSGGEKVRCMLAKMMLNGANVLVFDEPTNHLDLESITALNNGLIDFDGTILFTSHDHQFIQTIANRIIEITPTGVIDRSMSYDEYLENPEIKELRQRMYPVEA
- a CDS encoding MBL fold metallo-hydrolase, which codes for MAKIKYNNIDNVGVDKTLKELRQWREERRTKQKDYSYKVPNHPPELTYLTGNRLDTTITWIGHSTFFMQYEGLNIITDPIWARRLGFEKRIGQPGIPLNEVPPVDLILISHSHYDHLHFPSVRKLYKAATKIIVPAGLKRKMLRKGFPNCYEMQWWEELTVGPVRLTFVPTQHWTRRTPFDTNSSHWGGYVLQPAEPGSHPEGKQDGQKRKLPPNLYFAGDSGFFPGFKEIGSRFKLHIALMPIGAYEPEWFMSSQHVNPEEAVQAFLDVGAELMIPMHFGTFRLADDTAREALDRMELARKAQGISAERIRTLGYGETLIVHPEERYSGQ
- a CDS encoding 4'-phosphopantetheinyl transferase family protein, giving the protein MAELYAVSITEFPGFLMEPLLNCVAEKRERLSRLQQEKDRIRGLLGDLLVRKVISQALNIPYFNLRFARNAYGKPFLCEGGLEFNISHSGDWVVCAVSKEPVGIDIEKKGTVDLELARRFFAKDEDRYIREQDDEESQLERFYQVWSAKESLIKAVGRGLSQGLDTFSVVSDYKLTPHIEMDGVIWNLTGVSLDSGYSLYACTAGTNTCEKIEIIDVRLLIEEFLS
- a CDS encoding phosphopantetheine-binding protein, whose amino-acid sequence is MISMDTINRELLELINAYLLQKAEETGGTSETGPLASLEEDLELSNYINSLDFIVLIVNIEKKFNVMLKEDLYILTNNSFKQIAEFIAQNAYNTQD
- a CDS encoding BtrH N-terminal domain-containing protein, translating into MQTIIEPIEPFNEIYYQSCFYNSLFPVIRHFQLSILPLLTNDWAVYEATRTGEEMLCGISHRTNKGLFEALAELGVGVERERLVGTVVNKIKSAVDMERPVILWVDCYELPLRKDTFRKKHLPHTILVHGYDDSTGHFHIIEQLQMENLSYDKKTIKMEDLERAYFGFDHEFNQGQMKLDSYYEFYKLNHAVPRISGEAEIYQELIKANMNGITEGLDHLLEFSELLYGRLIQHAHLSVDYAAKQLDKLNSLILAKQAELYKLRLLEMEQEPSGAMLHSITNEWSIIRAVMAKYVYSSQFNAEQFSELPDRINKIYDAELQFYENFLVKK